TGGCGGATCGCGTAGGGGAACTCCTCGCGGGTCGGCAGGACCGGGACCAGGGCGCGCTCGGCGAGGGCGCCGTGGCCGATCTCGCGGCGCTTCGGGGAGCCGACGCGGCCGGTCTCACCGGTGGAGTACGGCGGGAAGTTGTAGTTGTGCATGTAGCGCTTGCGGGTCACCGGGGAGAGGGTGTCCAGCTGCTGCTCCATGCGGAGCATGTTGAGGGTGGTGACGCCCAGGATCTGGGTCTCGCCACGCTCGAACACCGCGGAGCCGTGCACGCGCGGGATGGCCTCGACCTCGGCGGCGAGCGTACGGATGTCCGTGACGCCACGGCCGTCGATGCGCTTCTTCTCCTTGATCACGCGCTCGCGGACGAGCTGCTTGGTCAGGGAGCGGTACGCGGCGGAGATCTCCTTCTCGCGGCCCTCGAACTCCGGGAGGAGCTTCTCGGCGGCGAGCGCCTTCACGCGGTCCAGCTCGGACTCGCGCTCCTGCTTGCCGGCGATGGTCAGCGCGGAGGCGAGCTCCGGGCGGACCGCGGCGGACAGCGCCTCCAGGACGTCGTCCTGGTAGTCGAGGAAGATCGGGAACTCGCCGGTGGGCTTGGCGGCCTTCGCGGCGAGGTCGGCCTGGGCCTTGCAGAGGACCTTGATGAAGGGCTTCGCGGCTTCCAGACCGGCGGCGACGACCTCCTCGGTCGGGGCCTCGGCGCCGCCCTTGACCAGCTGGATGGTCTTCTCGGTGGCCTCGGCCTCGACCATCATGATCGCGACGTCGCCGTCCTCCAGGGTGCGGCCCGCGACGACCATGTCGAAGACGGCGTCCTCGAGCTCGGAGTGCGTCGGGAAGGCGACCCACTGGCCGTTGATCAGCGCGACGCGGACGCCGCCGATCGGGCCGGAGAAGGGCAGACCGGCCAGCTGGGTGGACGCGGAGGCGGCGTTGATCGCCACGACGTCGTACAGGTGGTCGGGGTTGAGCGCCATGATGGTGGCGACGACCTGGATCTCGTTGCGCAAGCCCTTCTTGAAGGAGGGGCGCAGCGGGCGGTCGATGAGGCGGCAGGTGAGGATCGCGTCCTCGGAGGGCCGGCCCTCGCGGCGGAAGAAGCTGCCGGGGATCTTGCCGGCGGCGTACATCCGCTCCTCGACGTCCACCGTCAGGGGGAAGAAGTCGAGCTGGTCCTTGGGGTTCTTCGAGGCGGTGGTGGCCGACAGCACCATGGTGTCGTCGTCCAGGTAGGCCACGGCGGAGCCGGCGGCCTGCTTGGCGAGGCGGCCCGTCTCGAAGCGGATGGTGCGGGTGCCGAAGGAGCCGTTGTCGATGACGGCCTCGGCGTAGTGGGTCTCGTTCTCCACTAGGTGCTCTCCGTTACTTTTCGTCTGCGTTCGTCTTTGTCCCGATCCGCCCGTGTGGCGGGGGGACGTGCGCGGAGAAGCGCTCCATCTGGTGCGGGCCGGTCTTCGATCGAAGCACCCGGGTTCGCAAGGCCCGGGGGCCACTACCGAGGACCGGCGGCGGCGAGGTGCACTTCTCCTCGTGGTACTGCGTTGTGCTACCACACTACAAAGTGGGTGTGACACTGCGCACGTTTCCGTACGTACGGCGTGCACGTACGGGGCGCGCATACGGCAAAGGGAGCGGCCCCCGATCGTTTCGGGAACCGCTCCCTTCACGGCGTCCTACTTGGCGCCCGCCGCACCGCGGCGGATGCCGAGGCGGTCGACCAGCGTACGGAAGCGCTGGATGTCCTTCTTCGCCAGGTACTGGAGAAGGCGGCGGCGCTGACCGACCAGGATCAGCAGACCACGACGGGAGTGGTGGTCGTGCTTGTGGGTCTTGAGGTGCTCGGTCAGGTCGGAGATCCGACGCGAGAGCATGGCGACCTGGACCTCGGGGGAGCCGGTGTCGCCCTCCTTCTGGCCGAACTCGCTGATGATCTGCTTCTTCGTAGCGGCGTCGAGCGACACGCGTACTCCTCGTAGTCTCTTGGGTAGCCACCGAGTGCCCCTGGTCCACTTCTCAGGGGTGCTTCCGTAACTCGGGAGGCGGGGATCCGCTGGGCGCGGCCTCCAGAGCGCGGGGCTCCGGGGGTGCGTACACAAACGGCCGTCAGCCAGCGTATCAGCCCGGCGGGAGTGCCCAGGACCAGGC
Above is a window of Streptomyces griseorubiginosus DNA encoding:
- a CDS encoding polyribonucleotide nucleotidyltransferase, translating into MENETHYAEAVIDNGSFGTRTIRFETGRLAKQAAGSAVAYLDDDTMVLSATTASKNPKDQLDFFPLTVDVEERMYAAGKIPGSFFRREGRPSEDAILTCRLIDRPLRPSFKKGLRNEIQVVATIMALNPDHLYDVVAINAASASTQLAGLPFSGPIGGVRVALINGQWVAFPTHSELEDAVFDMVVAGRTLEDGDVAIMMVEAEATEKTIQLVKGGAEAPTEEVVAAGLEAAKPFIKVLCKAQADLAAKAAKPTGEFPIFLDYQDDVLEALSAAVRPELASALTIAGKQERESELDRVKALAAEKLLPEFEGREKEISAAYRSLTKQLVRERVIKEKKRIDGRGVTDIRTLAAEVEAIPRVHGSAVFERGETQILGVTTLNMLRMEQQLDTLSPVTRKRYMHNYNFPPYSTGETGRVGSPKRREIGHGALAERALVPVLPTREEFPYAIRQVSEALSSNGSTSMGSVCASTMSLLNAGVPLKAPVAGIAMGLISQDIDGETHYVTLTDILGAEDAFGDMDFKVAGTKEFVTALQLDTKLDGIPASVLAAALKQARDARLHILDVMMEAIDTPDEMSPNAPRIITVKIPVDKIGEVIGPKGKMINQIQEDTGAEITIEDDGTIYIGAADGPAAEAARTTINGIANPTMPEVGERYLGTVVKTTTFGAFVSLLPGKDGLLHISQIRKLAGGKRVENVEDVLGVGQKVQVEIAEIDSRGKLSLIPVIEGEEGSEDKKDDTDK
- the rpsO gene encoding 30S ribosomal protein S15, producing the protein MSLDAATKKQIISEFGQKEGDTGSPEVQVAMLSRRISDLTEHLKTHKHDHHSRRGLLILVGQRRRLLQYLAKKDIQRFRTLVDRLGIRRGAAGAK